In Methanomicrobiales archaeon, the DNA window CCTTTGTGCTGGCTCTCACGGTTGAGCTGCCCCACAAAGAGCAGGATCTTCTGGATGTCAAGCCCGTACCGCTGCTTCAGGAGAGCCTTTGGCACGGGCCTGTATCTCTCGGGATCGACACCGGGGGGTACGATCCCGATCTTGCGGGCATGCCCCTCTAGGTATGGCGAGCTTGCTGCATAGTAGTTCGACGTGACAATGATCCGGTCTGCTGCATCCAGGGTTGCGTCGCCGAGCCCACGGTAGTAGAGACGGGAGTAGAGACGAATGAGCGGGTTATATCCGGTCAGATCGTTGTGGTACGTCAGCACGTAGGGGATGCCCTGCGCCTGTGCGACTCTTGCGGCGATATCGGCAATGAATGGTACCGGCGCATGCCCGTTGATGATATCAGGCTTCTCGGATTCGACAATCGTCTGGAGGGTCCGCCCCCATAGCGGGTGAACGGGCGTGCTGGACACCTTGAAAAGATAGGGGATGTAGATGACCCGAAGTCCATCGAGCTGTGCTTCATGACGATAGTTGGTTGCACGGTCCCAATTTGAACAGACGACGGTCACGTCCATATCGTAATCCCGCTTCAGGCGGGTGCCGATCTCATAGACGTACCTCTGTACGCCCCCCATGTGCGGGTAAAAGTAGGGGGTCACCACCATTGCCTTCATCGTTCAAGCCTGAAACAGGGTCTCCTCGGACGCATGGTATAAATAACTGGCGCAAACCCCCGGGCAACCCGAATACGGCAGCCTCTCTGCGGTTGTCCCACTGCAGTCGACCACAACCCTTGGCATGGAATTGCGTGCCCCCCTCAAAAGAAAAACTCCCAAGTCGAGTGAAAGGTCGGTTATGGTGGAGTTTCTGGAGCATGGAGCCGGTTCCCCTCGGTAGCTCCGGTCCATAGGATCATTCCGATAGATCGGACCGTGGCGGGAGAAATTATTTATAACTTCTGGATGATTGGATTCATCCTCCTACCTTATCTGGGGGCTTATGCGATGAGAACTGACGCGGAAAGAGCTGGCATGTCACCCCCTTTATATCGCCGCTTACCATCGGCCGCGTGCAAGGGAGATCGGCGGGGACCAGGACGGGAACCGGTGAGCCTACTGCTCCCGGCTACCGAGCGTGCGAAATGGGCACGGGCCCCTTTCCAGGGCCGGCGTCCCCACGACTCCGTCATGGACTTCACAGGAGGTGAAATCAGCATTGAAAATCCTGCAGATCACGCCGCACTATCTTCCGCGCATCGGAGGAATGGAGCGGTATGTCCATAATTTAAGCAAAAAGCTGGTGCAGCGCGGACACGAGGTTGAGGTCGTTACCTCCGGGACGGATGGCGGGGTGCATACCGAGATACTCGACGGGATCAGCGTGACTCGCTGCCCGTGCCTCATCGAGCCGATGCGAAACCCGATCGCACCTACCATGTTCGCCCTCGACGAGAAGATCAACGCTGCCGACATCGTGCACGTCCACAATGTCTTTGGCTTTCCCGCTCTTGCTGTCTACTATTACAAGAAGCGCTACAATACCATCCAGACAGTGCTTACCCACCACGGGCAGCTCGCCTATGGCGGACTCCAGCAGTGGATCCTGCGGATGTACGAGAAGGTATGCATGAAGGGGATCCTGAACTGCATCGACAACTTGGTCGTCCTCTCGGAGTCCGATGCTACGTATATGTCCCCCTTTATGCATGAGAAAGGAAAAATCCACGTCATCCCCAACGCGATGGACTTCGAGAGTTTCCAGCCCCATATTGTCCGTGAACCGGCGGAATTTCTCGACCGTTACGGTCTCCGCGGAAAGAAGGTGATCCTGTTCGTGGGCCAGATCCTCCGCAGAAAGGGGATCGATTATCTGGTGCGGTCGGTTTGCCATATCCGGGAGCGGATGGGGCCCGGTGTCTTCTCCTGTGTCATCGTGGGGGACGGGGACTACCTCAAGGATGCGAAACGCATGGCCGATAGCCTGGGCCTCGCGGATATCCAGTTTACCGGGAAACTGTCTTTTCCGATGCTCGTTCAAGCCTACCAGGCAGCGGACATCTTCACCCTCCCCTCCTTATCCGAAGGTCTGCCGACCTGCCTCCTGGAGGCGATGTACTTCAACCTCCCCATCGTTGCCACGGATATACCCGGCATCCGCGACTACTTCCGGGAGCATGCGGACCTGGTTCCGCCCAGGGATGAAAAAGCCCTTGCGGAGGCGATTATCCGGGCAATGGAGGACGGGAGGGCCGGGACCAGCAGACTGGACGGCAGGAGCATGGTGGAGACAAAGTTCAGCTGGGAGAAGGTTGTGCAGGAGTACGAACGCCTCTACACGGGTATGACGGCAAGGCAAGGGTCGTACGCGCCCCG includes these proteins:
- a CDS encoding glycosyltransferase, with product MKAMVVTPYFYPHMGGVQRYVYEIGTRLKRDYDMDVTVVCSNWDRATNYRHEAQLDGLRVIYIPYLFKVSSTPVHPLWGRTLQTIVESEKPDIINGHAPVPFIADIAARVAQAQGIPYVLTYHNDLTGYNPLIRLYSRLYYRGLGDATLDAADRIIVTSNYYAASSPYLEGHARKIGIVPPGVDPERYRPVPKALLKQRYGLDIQKILLFVGQLNRESQHKGLDYLIRALKLVRRDEDARLIVVGTGNYRDHYEKLAAREGLEGDVIFAGFVTNEEIPQYFSGSDLMVLPSYDRAEGFGMVLIEAQACGIPVIGTNVGGIPFAVEDGKTGLIVPPRDAESLAKAILRLFCDTELYRSMAENGPVRVREHFTWEKSSAAYHGILTDLLCEKEVTESPGIGRP
- a CDS encoding glycosyltransferase family 4 protein produces the protein MKILQITPHYLPRIGGMERYVHNLSKKLVQRGHEVEVVTSGTDGGVHTEILDGISVTRCPCLIEPMRNPIAPTMFALDEKINAADIVHVHNVFGFPALAVYYYKKRYNTIQTVLTHHGQLAYGGLQQWILRMYEKVCMKGILNCIDNLVVLSESDATYMSPFMHEKGKIHVIPNAMDFESFQPHIVREPAEFLDRYGLRGKKVILFVGQILRRKGIDYLVRSVCHIRERMGPGVFSCVIVGDGDYLKDAKRMADSLGLADIQFTGKLSFPMLVQAYQAADIFTLPSLSEGLPTCLLEAMYFNLPIVATDIPGIRDYFREHADLVPPRDEKALAEAIIRAMEDGRAGTSRLDGRSMVETKFSWEKVVQEYERLYTGMTARQGSYAPRAAGPLHINA